taaccagcttaaatctgaatatcttttggatttaaaattttaaaattaagttgaggaattttaggcattggttattaagattctttatatattttttaagttaatatcttttcgaatattaacttaaaatggaatattttagatattttttaagttaatatcttttcaaatattaacttaaaatgaaatattttcaaattaagtggttacaacttgatttttgatatttaattaaatttaaatttgaaaaatatttaggttctagattttttctaatacaacctaaattagatatttttcaaattttgtggaaaagatacttagtcaaataaaatattttctagatagttatttctagactacttattatttctaatattaaataggaaaatattatacattgtgaaattaattatttaaataattaattttggtacaatttattttaagtatatttttcctagtattaaactagagattaataattaagccttctctacacttaattatttatttcttgaatttaatacatttaattaatttgaaaattaaatatctaagttgattttcatcatgatacttacatatttctttttcatgacacttaattaaatagaaaattatttttagttgaaatttaatttttcaactaaatttaaataattttcaaaatacatttttttttattttattaatcaaatttcgaaattgtatttcttaaatgctggaatttcgaattttatttgaaaaatagattaaagttgtaaattatttatttagttttggaccaacttaaatcaatgattttttcatttattgattaaattaaaataaatgaagtaaaatatatttaattagaaaatgaattaattagtccatgaaaatctagatagatattatctgtttttgcttgaagtatttttctagtgtgtttaattaaataaaaaattaatatttaagtttattttcatcatcatacttaaatatttgaaatttttcttatatatttaattaaataggaaaattatattttttgttgtaaattaattttgggccaacattaaattagaataatttttccaggatttattttttatttaaacatgcattttcgaaaattgtattcttaaatactttaatttttcgaaatgcaatatatatttataaaaaattaaatttgagttgtaaattaattttgtaacaacttaaattgaatatttttctaaatatttattggaaattactactaagatggaaataattcatattattttcatatctatctaagtaaaatttataaatattaaattaaaatttatatttagaatttttcattctaaattggaaattttaactaaataaatatatattttaaaataaatagattaaaatgagaatcaaagaaaatacaactctctttaaataatgagctttattattaagatattcgatctccattgttggttttacatcgcgtttgttttagtgagtaatcctccctaatggaggaacgttcattagcaatttcgcaccgtttaatctcaaaagataagtagtttgtaagtattttatatggtatggatcaccctaatggtggcgaccatatttgacttgcaaattgcgaaacaatggtggaagctcataagatagaattgccttgactcttgcctaaacgagacaacgctgaattccaatcttgatcgaataaaaggttgctagaatgtttaacattttagatgagctgacaactctattcaatggatgatagctttgactcttgcctaaacgggacactgatatcagtttgttgaaaatcttggaaattatttaggattgtatgttttagtattttcactggtcattcctacttcctatatgtttaagaatttctgaattgtgtatgaatttatattgaaccatgtaattttctgttattaagttgtagtttaatttcgaatcttcattgttggtctaacttggtttgtttatctaatgagataaatccttaatggattttcaccaatagacatacataatagtgttagatctcgaaagataaacattgtatatgcgacatctagctgttcatcaatagatgacaccttagactagtatttttacaatatgaaacaagaagattatatataaataagattactttgactcttgctaatcgaagcatcgttggattcttatatataaacgaaattatcctaattcctcttagcttattcatttcgaattagctcaataacatatcattggatgaatggtctataaatcatttcatgtcattctatattttctcttaagaaatcaaatgacgcatatgattataatcttgaaattctattcccaattgatataaatcctcaatcttagaaatctcctacttgtatgggcaaatcagacttagagttaaattagtagtggtagtccaagatagaattactcataatatttggtataaatttaagtccttgactttaattttagattccaaacagaaattttcttatatttctaattccagaatacaatacagttacactttctcaagtgtttaatatccatcttctattaatggattcaaattgtatggaatatgagttaggtattctgtgaccaggatccacttgcagtattctaagaactctttgatgtaactaaacctaagtcatcaaaagacactaccacatttttttaatctatagcatttgtatcttgttcatagtggatttgacaagatcaatctctgcaaagagttaatatgcctatatccactgaaagtagttcatctcattcgcagatggatgtacattcaggggcggatatgagttttttgttgtattcttaaaacgataactctagattatatcttttagcaagaaatttgaaatgtttgaaaaattttattaatttctagcaatggttaaaaccattaaagtaagtggttaaagatcttgtgaactgataggtgtggagaaatagttagtagatatgcagttcaaagatcattaaattgatttttgaataatatccaaacttacctccccagaaatttcgagttgcatgttgatgattagttactagtcgttgcctaattccttctatggtaatacaatttaagaatgatgtaatggttgtatacttcatgtaaatcattactagattcatggacgacctaatcaaaatattaagaaaagctagaactgttaaccatggtttgttagctattctaagtgattaggggtgactatcccatagtcaatagataagaatttgtttgttcaaataaatactacttttctaagaaaatgactaagtctgaaaataaagtagcatataaaggagatatttaattcttgattccaaaagtgttctatcatcttatttgacatatgatgatcccactgcctctgttgtcttgtcacaaccaaagaggttaataccatttagttttcttagacataattcacggcaccttgtcgtagtgggagacactagtgattaaaatccattgtgagtttaaacaagtaatggattttaatgtcaagaaactaagaagaaaagccaatagaactatggtttaatccatttacatggagtaacctaaagttttctattacaaggacataaaaggaaattttcgtttataagtctattcaatggacctgagaaaacttcctgttcctactattataggtttgagtttatctaaacataTGGCTTGTGGaatacctagtaattacttactctaatgcaagcaacttactttagtaagatgctgaagcattttctttctaatggcaatctatagaagcttcacaacttcttaggcatagattttatttatctaaggaaaagtctcaactattccagaaaagataaagccatgaaagaatttcttaaatcaacagtgagaggtcttagatatgctttagtatgccttagaccagacacctactgttgagtgggagtaatgagtaggtatcagattaatccaggagaagaacattggaagacaatcaagtaaatcctaagattaagaagaggaactatatgttagtctataagagtgtgcttaaaactcttagactacaccacatcagagtTCGAAATTTTCCTCTGTGCtaaaaaatctttctgataagatggtggttactctgggggtggaatagtgattttggagaagtgtaaaaacctatctgaagtctctaggtctaccaggaagggactgaatgttaaagttacaggaaaggtacttattcagtctaaggaaagttctatacatttttggcaccatttcaaattgcctaaactactagtgttatttccctattaaccaaaagtagttgccaaaagtatagaatccagtatcccaagagagtagacatatagagaggaatttcacattatcaatgattttgtgattaaggaagagtaatagtggaggaaaggttgtggttaattcaacctttcagatcctattacgaggagtttactactactactacacttgatttgtatgtcaaggtgttgagattatttgaaacgcactttttgttttatattagtgcaagtgggagtttgttgggttttatgccctaaataaaactcatttcaatataatcagatttacttattaatatagatcagaaataacatttaatgttgcatggttcacatgatttatttcatgattatatgtatataatgtatgaattcatctgaaacccttttcacatacttgatcctgtttattgtgctgtcaacacattggaaagtaaacatgactatgtgaataaagattcctagatttatcagacatagggctttactgatatgataatctacaacaagagtttacttgcatttggagaaatgctatgttctttccagaacattggttaaagtaaagctcaggttggatgcatggagtatgcatcggaagggacggaTATTGaagtttgacttagatttattaaacttactgtaatatctattcaagtcaatatcgcctagttgatcctagagcaaatgatcttaatcctgttatgattaggctcaatctcgagaggctattcgtgttctttgatttgttagttaagcataattttaggtcagggtgatacgtacattttgggaacacggtagtgcgattgagtgggagcgctaacataaacatggaatctatagcttctatctggcgaatagtaagtaaaggatgatctccttcgagcttgaccaaacgaaaataaatggtggagatctcatatcacataagctgaaatatcatttatacggggttaagtgttttaaggattaaatacattgtagggtgtaacggtaatctaatctctttacagtgtagatcattcatatagaggatcattgatcaaattaggattataacaatggataactaatgatgtgtctatatggtggaacatatagagcattctatatactgagagtgcaattctaagttctatgcgtggattcaacggagaattaataagtcagtgaattgaggttataaattcttgatctgcttattggaagctcggttatatagacccatggtccccgcactaattgagataatattgcttgtaagactcatataattggttttgattaatcaattataattctcaaattagactatgtctatttgtgaatttttcactaagggcgaaattgtaaagaaagagttttagggccatatttgttaattatgatactttgtatggttcaattaataaatatgataaatgacaatattatttaataattatttatagttattaaatagttagaattggcatttaaatggttgaattagaaaattggcgtttttgagaaaatcagatggagaaaagataaaactgcaaaattgcaaaaagtgaggcccaaatccactttgtatggccggccacttttgtagggttttccctctgatattttcattattttaaatgccaaataattcaaacctaaccctagtggaatgctataaatagatagtgaaggcttcaggaaatacaGACTttccttctgacttttcattcagaaaaaactgagcctctctctctccctatctttggccgaccccactctctctctcttcttccttgaatttcaaaattcttagtgttagagtagtgcccacacacagcaagtgatacctcaatcatagtgaggaagatcgtgaagaaagactttcagcaaaaggagtttcagcatcaaagaatcagagaaagagatccaggttcagatattgataatgctctgctatagaaaggaatcaagggctagatatctgaacggaaggagtcatattattccgctgcacccaatgtaaggtttcctaaactttatatgtgtttatttcatcgttttagaaagttcatatttagggtgttaatcaacatacttgtgagtagatctaagatcctggtaaaataatttccaacactaagttctatgcgtggattcaacaaaggattaataagtcagtgaatttacttggtaagttcttggtctgcttattggaagctcggatatataggcccatggtccccacactatttgagacaatactatttgtaagactcacttaattgattttgattaataaattataattctaaaattagactatgtctagtttatgattttttcactaagcaagggcaaaactgtaaagaaagagtttctagggtatatttgttaattaagagattttgattagtctaattaataaatatattaaatgaaaatattattaataattaattttagttattaaatagttgaaattggtatttaaatggttgaatttgaaaattggcatttttgagaaaatgagatgtagaaatgataaaatagcaaattacaaaagtggggcccaatatccatAGCCTTGGCCAGCCACTTATGTaggatttatcatttaatattttcattattttaatcccaaataattcaaacctaaccctaggtggcatactataaataggtattgatggcttcaggaaaagatgatgcatcttattcatttcagagaaaaacctgagtgcCTTTTACCTATCCTAGCCGCCACCTCTCTTTCCCTCTTCTTCATTATTGATTACaaccccttgagtgatagagtagtgtccgcacacatcaagtggtacctcaatcatagtgtggaagattgtgaagaatccagattcaacagtAGGACATTCGGACTTAGATCCttgtgatactctgcgacagaaaggatacaagggttagagatctgagtggaaggagacatattattccactgcacccaatgtaaggtttctcatactttatatgtgtttatttataatcgttttagaaattcatatttaggatgttaaacaacatacttgtgagtagatctaagatcctggtaaaataattccaacaaaatGTTAGTTGATGTTTACCTGatttagttaatgtgattattagttttcttttttagaTAGTGTGATTTgtcttattttttataattagatgTTTAAGGTTGGTCATCTTTAATGTGATTTATGATCTTAATATGAAATCTGAGAATTGAATATTAGGAATGCTCTAATAGAATAAATATAAGTTTTGAAGTAaaacgagagtatttacatagcTTATGTGACATTTAGATTTCGTAATTAATGCAAATTATATGTTAATTTACTTCAGAGATACAAGTAGATTATATATGATTTAGGACCTTAATGATCTGAGAAAAGTTAAGTTTACTTTTATAATTTGTCATCACATAAAGGGAAAAAATTAATGCATTAACAATTGGATAACGGAAATAACATGATTCATATTCCTAATTATCATCAATAGTCAACTACACTGTTTATCGTTTATTTTACTGTCTTTTAATTCTAGTTAACTAATTGCTCAATTATATCTTTATTTACTAAATAGAAACATGAatctaatttagtggtactgAACATTAATTCTCCGTGGATCGATCTCACATGTCTGAGTATTTAACTATAATAGATTACGTACACTTGCATAGACTATAAAATTAAGCAACAAATTTTTGGCGATGTTGCCAaggaattgaataaatattaatattacaaTAATTAGATTAGATTCTACTTAGGGTTTTCTTTCTACTTCTGGCTAATCAGTTTCCTTGCAATTTCTCTTACTCTATTTCAGGTATTGGTGATTTATGCGACGTCAAGGACAAAGTATAATAGTGCAtgttgatcctgaaattgagaagacttgcagaaaaaataaaagaaacaagAGGCTAGAAAGGAGTGTAGTGGAGGTTGAACAAGAAGTAGTCGTGACTGACAATGCCAATATTGGCAATAATAGCAATAATGGAGGTGTGGTAGAAGACCAGGCTAAGATCGCAATCCACCATACCGTAGCCTGAGAGATTATGTGCTACAAAATATGACAGGGGCTAGATCCTATATAAGGCCACCTGCCATCGAAGCCAATAATTTTGAGACCAAGTTGGCCATACTGCAGATAGTTCAATCCACATTCCAATTTGGCGGACTTTTATCAAAAGATCCAAACATACATCTTATTAACTTTGAGATCATTTTTGCATTTGAAAGTTATATTTGTCTATGTGTTTGCAGATCAGCATGGATCTAGAACAAATATTATTGGAGTGTGAGTTGGATCTAATCTGATATCTGATAAGAGATTTGAACACTTTGAATAAGCCTTACGGCCCATCAAATTGGGGGTCTTACCCGCTCCAAATGATCAAATCTTTTTGCCAAGCCTACATGAGTTAAACAAAAGAGTACACTCATAAAAAATAAGTTCATGGAATATGAAGGTGGAATAGAATTAAATAGTCtagaaagtaaaaaaaatggAAGGTTACATAATATCAAGAGGGGGTTCAAAaagatatataattatatatatacatataacaaTCATCGACGTTTTTTATCCTTGGTGTAGTTTTCTATCTAACAAGTAACTAAAACGAGGCTTCATATGTGATCCTTTAAGGAACATATCAGAGACCACCTTATACATAGCTTCAGTGAGGTGAACTCCATCCCAATTAACATACTGAGATGGGTTTTGACAAGCTTTGGTAGAAGGCGTCCCACAGAAGGAAAATACATCAACGTTATATGGTTCATCACCCGCACCACAACAAGCTTTGAAAGACTCGTTAATGCCAAACTTGGCTGGACTTTGCATGACTGTTTGATAGGCAGTCCAATAATCGGCGTACGCTATGACAGCTTGGGGGAATTGTCTTCTCAAAGATGTCACCAAGTTTAAGATGGCTAAGTTGTGAGTATAACTTTGGTTGTTTTCACTCTTCACACAACCTATGTTGTCTCTGTCATTTTCGGCGGATAATGTCATAGCCAAAGATAAACAACCTGTCATTGGAAAGCCTTGAACCACAACATACTTTGCACCTTTCTTTAACAATGTCTGTAAAAACCAGTAAGTAATACATCAAATAAGAAGAGTGTtaagattttgaaaatatagaTAGTATTAAATGGTCTAGAGTAAAGTCATTATTCAAGTAAATCTTACTGTTAAAAATTGAGTATAACTACTCATCGCCAACTTTCGAATAGTGTCACTAGATAAAGTAGATCCAAAAGTGTAAGCATAATCATTTGCACCAATCTCACCAACCCAAAACAATGAGTTTTCAATGTCAGCAACTCTACACTTTACATCTTGAGCTTTACACCCAACATTTGCTTCCAAGTACTTATTGAACCAAAGAAGCTGAGTCTGAATAGACTGAGGGGTGATATCAAGAGTAAGATTATTCTTAACAAAAAACTCATGGTCTATAGCAGTGGAACCAGCTACAGCAAAGTTGACTCCATTAGGTGAATTTCCCTTAACATATTTATAAGGTGGCAAGTAAGGCAATGATAGTGATTGTGCCACAAAGTCAATCACCAACCGTCCATCTGAGTATCGATTTGTTGGATGGTGAAAAAAGGTCATTCCGTACGGAGGGTTAGAGCCATGAAGAAAGCCACCTTGCCCACGAACTGACCTAGTGTTGCCCGTGTCTGTAAAAGAGTCGCCAAAGGCATAGATTTTCTTAAAGGGAAGTGGATTTGTTTTGGTTATTGCAATGGAAAATGGAAAAGAAAGGATCATGATAGTGATTATTATATTGATCATAGTCATGGATGAAAAGAGAAATTTAAAATCACAGTTGGGAACTTTAACGTATTATAAGTAGTGATTTAAAGAAATTTGTGCAactatgtataattttttttgtttgaagaGTTTTTTTTATTGAGAATAGTGTTAACTATGATCTTGATTAAATAGGTGAGGAAGTTTTACATAATCATATCTCAATGAATACAAATAGTAAGATCTAGATTTGCTTTGTActgattttgttattaaataaaaaacacactcccacaaatagaaatttttctcttttttgttAGATTTTGGTTTCATATTGTGGGTGTAACAAGGATAGCTCCCTCTCGTTTTTCTTATgtgagaattaaaaaaaaaaatgatttcttacattttagtttttaagtttagtaaaacaaaaaaaatatgtttggCATGGCAACCATTAGAAATGAATCAATTATGatcaaagaaaatataattaaaatttatttctatttaaaatatcattaataAATGGATATATCAATGAAAATTAAGAATGCTTTCTGTAACTCTTTtccaattaattttttatttttatttattacaaaaataaaaatattttcaaaaaatatagtCTATAAACTATTTTCAccttttaacttttaaaatgaaaatgagattactttttttttttttaataaatgtc
This Cannabis sativa cultivar Pink pepper isolate KNU-18-1 chromosome 6, ASM2916894v1, whole genome shotgun sequence DNA region includes the following protein-coding sequences:
- the LOC115695142 gene encoding GDSL esterase/lipase At3g48460-like, with the protein product MILSFPFSIAITKTNPLPFKKIYAFGDSFTDTGNTRSVRGQGGFLHGSNPPYGMTFFHHPTNRYSDGRLVIDFVAQSLSLPYLPPYKYVKGNSPNGVNFAVAGSTAIDHEFFVKNNLTLDITPQSIQTQLLWFNKYLEANVGCKAQDVKCRVADIENSLFWVGEIGANDYAYTFGSTLSSDTIRKLAMSSYTQFLTTLLKKGAKYVVVQGFPMTGCLSLAMTLSAENDRDNIGCVKSENNQSYTHNLAILNLVTSLRRQFPQAVIAYADYWTAYQTVMQSPAKFGINESFKACCGAGDEPYNVDVFSFCGTPSTKACQNPSQYVNWDGVHLTEAMYKVVSDMFLKGSHMKPRFSYLLDRKLHQG